Proteins encoded in a region of the Candidatus Zixiibacteriota bacterium genome:
- a CDS encoding penicillin-binding protein activator gives MRRKTSAYALRLLFLLSLASTAAPVAAALPMGSDLATRDKSVRGQFDRAVGSFVDAEFVAAERAFREIESSDRLDRRDRPFVHYLIGRCLYGQGEYGFAITVLHEAIDSDEEGVVRCAASLYLGHTHFRLNDRLAAARAYVSALQNDDSECTRVAEANLEPLLRSGLTPFELDRLIGDLDDDPDLLRVRFTVAQRWESLGRRLDAIEEYALVGASMPDGPIADSARVMTERLRQSLEEEIVIGLLVPASGEYANYGGSVADGARMAAAQSRASVRLMIKDTRGDPVTAVWAADSLVNAGCDAVVGPLLPGTIAATVPILRAHEIPQILPILRRATGDVSALSAGVVVLSVPPDIQVRRLVSHALGREQLRQFAGLFPDTPEGRQIGSAYAEAILSSGGTVYPLQYLPPNATDYTPWLRRIKSVVRDDRDELLPPADSDEEEEITVYDRWRVRIDGFLIWGDPETIGRAVAQVRAFGIEGRLLGNGSWADSSLRESLTGELDSALFVSDEWIDPTGSVWREWSSDFRLRYGRVPDWLAARSYDAVTWLLRHTGSRRAGSFGGSIAAIVSDTLSGVSGTYHWSASRESDAAVIYRFRFGRPAPVRE, from the coding sequence GTGCGCCGTAAGACATCCGCGTACGCTCTCCGGTTGTTGTTTCTGCTGAGCCTTGCAAGTACCGCCGCACCCGTCGCTGCCGCGCTGCCGATGGGAAGCGATCTGGCGACGCGTGACAAGTCCGTTCGCGGACAATTCGATCGTGCCGTCGGCTCGTTTGTCGATGCTGAGTTTGTCGCTGCCGAACGCGCCTTTCGCGAGATCGAATCGTCCGATCGGCTCGACCGACGCGACCGTCCGTTTGTGCACTATCTGATCGGACGCTGCCTCTATGGACAGGGCGAATACGGGTTTGCGATCACCGTGCTCCATGAGGCCATCGATTCGGATGAAGAAGGCGTCGTCCGGTGCGCAGCGTCACTCTACCTGGGGCACACCCACTTTCGTCTCAATGACCGTTTGGCTGCGGCGCGCGCCTACGTCAGCGCACTGCAGAACGACGACTCAGAATGCACCCGTGTCGCCGAGGCCAATCTGGAGCCGTTGCTCCGGAGTGGACTGACGCCGTTTGAACTGGATCGACTGATCGGCGACCTTGACGACGATCCGGACTTGTTGCGCGTTCGATTCACAGTTGCCCAGCGATGGGAATCGCTCGGACGGCGACTCGATGCCATCGAAGAATACGCCCTTGTCGGTGCATCGATGCCGGATGGTCCCATCGCGGACTCCGCGCGGGTGATGACCGAGCGACTGAGGCAATCACTCGAAGAAGAGATTGTCATCGGCCTTCTGGTTCCCGCATCAGGAGAGTACGCCAACTATGGCGGCAGCGTCGCCGACGGCGCCCGTATGGCTGCCGCTCAATCGCGCGCGTCGGTGCGGCTGATGATCAAAGACACGCGCGGCGATCCGGTCACGGCCGTCTGGGCCGCCGACTCATTGGTCAATGCCGGCTGTGATGCAGTGGTCGGCCCGCTATTGCCAGGCACCATCGCGGCAACCGTGCCGATCCTGCGCGCCCACGAGATTCCTCAGATACTTCCGATCCTCCGGCGCGCCACCGGCGACGTCAGCGCACTGTCGGCGGGAGTTGTGGTCCTGTCGGTTCCTCCCGACATCCAGGTCCGCCGATTGGTATCCCACGCCCTCGGGCGTGAGCAATTGCGACAGTTTGCCGGGCTATTTCCCGACACACCGGAAGGACGTCAGATCGGCTCGGCATACGCCGAAGCGATCTTGTCCTCGGGGGGCACTGTTTACCCGTTACAATACTTGCCGCCAAACGCCACAGACTACACGCCCTGGCTGCGGCGGATCAAATCGGTGGTACGCGACGACCGGGATGAGCTGCTCCCGCCCGCCGACTCCGATGAGGAAGAGGAGATAACGGTCTATGACCGCTGGCGGGTGCGCATCGACGGATTTCTCATTTGGGGGGACCCGGAGACCATCGGACGCGCCGTCGCGCAAGTTCGCGCCTTCGGAATCGAAGGGCGACTGCTCGGCAATGGCTCCTGGGCGGACTCGTCATTGCGAGAATCGCTGACCGGCGAGCTCGACTCAGCGCTGTTTGTCTCGGATGAATGGATCGATCCGACCGGGTCGGTCTGGCGTGAGTGGAGTTCCGATTTTCGCTTGCGGTATGGTCGCGTGCCCGACTGGCTGGCGGCCCGTTCCTATGACGCCGTCACCTGGCTTCTGCGGCACACCGGCTCACGCCGTGCCGGGTCGTTCGGTGGCAGCATAGCGGCAATCGTGTCCGACACATTGTCCGGGGTCAGCGGGACCTATCATTGGTCCGCCAGCCGAGAATCCGATGCCGCCGTTATTTATCGATTTCGGTTCGGCCGACCGGCGCCGGTTCGGGAGTAA